The sequence GCCTGACAGGTAGCTCCCCGGCGACGCTGGAAAGCGATCTGACCAGTGCCTTCAAGGATGTGCAGCCACTGATCCAGTGGCTGCGTGAGGCTTAGGCCTCCGGCAAATCTTCCGGGGCTTTGGTCATGCGTGCGAACATCGGTGCGATGAGCAAGCCCACCTCGTACAGAATGCACAGAGGGACGGCGAGCAAGAGCTGGCTCATGATATCCGGCGGTGTCACAACGGCGGCCAGCACGAACGCGCCGACGATCACGTAGGGGCGGACCTCGCGCAGCTTTTCTACCGAGACGATGCCCATACGGACTAGCACGATCACGACGATGGGCACTTCGAAGGTCAAGCCGAACGCAATGAACATCGTCATCACAAACCCGAAATAGGCATCGATATCCGGCGCAACTGAAATCGACTTCGGCGCGAAGTTATTGACGAACTTGAAGACGATGCTGAACACGAGGAAATAACAGAACGCCACGCCGGTCACGAACAGCACCGACGATGAGACCACCAGCGGCGCAATCAGTTTTTTCTCGTGTGAGTACAGGCCGGGCGCGACGAACGCCCATAGCTGATAGAGCACCCACGGCAACGCAATCATGAACGCCACCAGCAAGGTCACCTTGACCGGAATCAGGAATGGCGTGATGACGCCGGTGGCTATCATGCGGCTGCCGGCAGGCAGTGCAACCATCATCGGATACGCCAGCAGATCATAGATATCGCCAGCCCATGGCATCAGGCACAGGAACACCACGATCACGGCAATCGAGGCCTTGAGGATCCGATTGCGTAATTCGATCAGGTGCGAAATGAAGGTGTCTTGCAACCCCTCCGACTGGATATCTGGATTCATGATGGGATGCCGGGAACAAAAAATAGTAGAGAGAAACAATCACCGCAACGGATGCCGTCCGTCACGAAAAAAAACCGTTACCAGCGGTGCCTGATGGCCGGTATCTGGCAACCCGTGCAGCACCGGACATCACATGTGACTTGCGACCGTTCTGATGCTTGTACCAGCCAGGCAATGCTGAATTGCGCGCCAGTTTTTTCTTGCGGAACAGCTTTGCCTTGACGGCAACCTGGTCCGGCGTCGGGGTATCGCGTAAGGCGTTATCGTCATAAGTCGTCGTACCGGTCCAGGCCGATTGCATCGAACTGCCGACCTCGTTCACGCTCTTTGAGATGCTCTGACTGACATCACTGGCAGCCTCTTGCACATCCTTGTGCATCTTGCGCAATTCGTCGAGTTCGATCTCACGGCTGACTTCGGATTTGACCTGCAAAATATAACGCTGCGCGCGCCCGTACAAGGTACCGGCCATGCGTGCGACACGAGGGAGTTTTTCCGGGCCGATGACGACCAGGGCAACTACGCCTATCAAGGCAATCTTGGTAAGACCGAGATCTATCATGTGGGGGAGTCAGGGCGAACCGGACCGGCTGGCAAACTCAGCCGGCACCGTATCAGCTCTTCGTCTTCTCTTTCGCGTCTACGTCGATGGTGGCCTTGTCGCCCGACTTGGCGGTGGAGGTTTTGTTTGCGTCAGCGGCCTCGGCTTCTTCGTCGCCCTTAACGCCATCCTTGAAACCTTTGACGGCCTTGCCGAGGTCGGACCCCATGCTACCGATTTTTTTGGTACCGAAAACAAGCATCACGATGACCAGAACGATCAACCAATGCCAGATACTGAATGAACCCATGATGATTTCTCCTTGCGTATGCAAACGTACTACGATGATTTGATGGTTGGGTTAAGGGCTAAGGCTTAGCGTTGTCCGCGCCAGGGCTTCGGACCGCCAATCACATGCAGGTGCAAATGGTACACCTCCTGACCGCCATCAGGGCCGGTGTTAAAAAGGGTCTTGAAGCCACCGCTGGCAACGCCATCGCTATCGACCGCGTAAGTGCAACCCTGCTCTGCAGCAAGCCTTGGTGCCAGCAGCAGCATCTTGGCCAGCAAGGCAGCATGCCCGGTCGTGCAATCGGCCAGTGTGGCGACATGCTGCCGCGGAACGATCAGAAAATGTACCGGCGCGGCAGGATGGATATCCAGGAAAGCCACCACGTCGTCGTCCTCGTAAATCATGGTGGACGGAATCTGTTTCGCAGCGATCTTGCAGAAAAGGCAGGCACTCATGCAGTTACTCCGGCAGGGGATAAGTTGTTGCTGGCGAACGGGTCGGCGACCCGTTCAATCGCCGTTTTTTTCGCGCTCGATCAATTTGCGATTGGCTTTTTCTTCGATGCCGGACAAGCCTTCGCGACGCGCCAGCTCATCGAGCACCTGCTGCGGCGTCAGGTTAAATTGCGCCAGCATGATCAGCGAATGGAACCATAGGTCGGCACATTCATAAATCACCTTGCTGGTATCGCCATCGACCCGCGCATCCTTGGCCGCCATGACGGTCTCGGTGGCTTCTTCGCCGATTTTTTTCAGGATCGCATCGTCGCCCTTCGAAAACAGCCGCGACACATACGATATGTCCGGATCACCGCCGTTAGCCAGCTTGCGACTTTCGATGACGGCAGCCAGTCTTTGCAATGTATTACTCATGGAATCTCTCAGTGATGGCCTGCAAGCCATCGCGACCTGTGTCTTGCATGGAATATCGGTACGAGCAGCGCAACTGTGCTGCGCTCCCGCGTTATTTGTAAATGCTGGCCGGATCCACCAGAACCGGGTCCGCGCTGACCCACTCGCCGTCGCCAACCGTGCCTTCGAACTTCTGGAAAAAACACGAGTGCCGCCCTGTGTGACAAGCGATATTGCCCGTTTGTTCCACCTTCAGCAGCACCACGTCTTCATCACAGTCGAGACGAATGTCATGGACTTTTTGCGTGTGTCCGGACTCTTCTCCCTTGTGCCACAGCTTCTTGCGCGAACGGCTCCAGTACACCGCTTCGCCCGACTCGACCGTGCGCTCTAGCGCATCGCGGTTCATCCATGCAAACATCAGGACGTCATTCGAACCGAGTTCCTGCGCGATCACCGGCACCAGGCCGTACTCGTCCCACTTGACCTTGTTGAGCCACTTCGCCTTGATACTCATGTCAATCTCACCGCTATCTGTTGTGCCGCCATGAACTGCTTGGCTTCGGCAATTGTGTGTTGACCATAATGGAAAATACTCGCGGCCAGAACCGCATCGGCCTTGCCGATCCTGACGCCATCGGCGAGGTCTTGCAGGCCGCCCACGCCGCCGGAGGCAATCACCGGAATAGTGACGGCATCGGACACGGCCGCCGTCAGCGCCAGATCAAACCCGCTGCGCGTGCCATCGCGATCCATGCTGGTGAGCAGCAACTCGCCGGCACCGAACGCAGCCATTTTTTTGGCCCACTCGATCACGTCCAGCCCGGTAGCCTTGCGCCCGCCATGCGTGAAGACTTCCCACTTGCCATCGCCACTGCGCTTGGCATCGATCGCCACAACGATGCATTGCGAACCGTGTTTTTGAGCGGCATCGAACACCAGTTGCGGATTGCTGATCGCCGAGGAATTGATACTGACCTTGTCGGCACCGGCATTGAGCAGACGGCGCACGTCCTCGACCACGCGCACGCCGCCACCGACGGTCAGCGGAATGAAGACTGTCGAGGCCACCGCTTCGATGATGTGCAGGATCAGGTCGCGTCCGTCCGAGGTCGCGGTGATGTCGAGGAAGGTGATTTCATCGGCACCCTGCTCATCGTAGCGCCGGGCGATTTCGACCGGATCGCCGGCATCGCGCAGCTCGAGAAAGTTGATGCCCTTAACGACGCGGCCAGCCGTGACATCGAGGCACGGAATGATGCGCTTTGCCAGTGTCATGGGGTACCGGGGATCGCTTGATCCAGCCCGGCCGTGAGCGTGTCGGCACGCTCTTGTGCCGAACGCAAATCCAGCGTGCCCTCGTAAATCGACCGGCCGCAGATGACGCCCTCGATGCCTTCGCCCTGCACTGCGCACAGCGCTTCGACATCCTTGATGCTATGCACGCCACCGGAAGCGATCACTGGAATCGTCATGCTTTGCGCCAGCTTGACGGTGGCTTCCATGTTGATACCGCCCATCATGCCGTCGCGGCCGATGTCGGTGTAGATGATGGCTTCGCAACCGTAGTCTTCGAACTTGCGGGCCAGGTCGATGACTTCGTGGCCGGTAAGTTTGCTCCAGCCATCGGTGGCGACCTTGCCGTCGCGTGCGTCGAGTCCGACGATGATCTGGCCCGGAAAGGCGCTACAAGCATCATGCAGGAAACCCGGATTCTTGACCGCGGCAGTGCCGATGATGATGTAACTCAGGCCACCGTCGAGATAGCGTTCGATGGTATCGAGGTCGCGGATACCGCCACCGAGCTGGACCGGAATTTCATCGATACCATTGGCTTCAGCGTAATCGCGTACAGCCTGGATGATGGCCTTGACGGCGCTTTCGTTTTTCGGCTTGCCGGCAAAGGCGCCATTGAGGTCGACCAGATGCAGGCGACGGGCACCCTGCTCAAG comes from Actimicrobium sp. CCC2.4 and encodes:
- the tatC gene encoding twin-arginine translocase subunit TatC, with translation MNPDIQSEGLQDTFISHLIELRNRILKASIAVIVVFLCLMPWAGDIYDLLAYPMMVALPAGSRMIATGVITPFLIPVKVTLLVAFMIALPWVLYQLWAFVAPGLYSHEKKLIAPLVVSSSVLFVTGVAFCYFLVFSIVFKFVNNFAPKSISVAPDIDAYFGFVMTMFIAFGLTFEVPIVVIVLVRMGIVSVEKLREVRPYVIVGAFVLAAVVTPPDIMSQLLLAVPLCILYEVGLLIAPMFARMTKAPEDLPEA
- the tatB gene encoding Sec-independent protein translocase protein TatB, whose protein sequence is MIDLGLTKIALIGVVALVVIGPEKLPRVARMAGTLYGRAQRYILQVKSEVSREIELDELRKMHKDVQEAASDVSQSISKSVNEVGSSMQSAWTGTTTYDDNALRDTPTPDQVAVKAKLFRKKKLARNSALPGWYKHQNGRKSHVMSGAARVARYRPSGTAGNGFFS
- the tatA gene encoding Sec-independent protein translocase subunit TatA, whose product is MGSFSIWHWLIVLVIVMLVFGTKKIGSMGSDLGKAVKGFKDGVKGDEEAEAADANKTSTAKSGDKATIDVDAKEKTKS
- a CDS encoding histidine triad nucleotide-binding protein yields the protein MSACLFCKIAAKQIPSTMIYEDDDVVAFLDIHPAAPVHFLIVPRQHVATLADCTTGHAALLAKMLLLAPRLAAEQGCTYAVDSDGVASGGFKTLFNTGPDGGQEVYHLHLHVIGGPKPWRGQR
- a CDS encoding phosphoribosyl-ATP diphosphatase, producing the protein MSNTLQRLAAVIESRKLANGGDPDISYVSRLFSKGDDAILKKIGEEATETVMAAKDARVDGDTSKVIYECADLWFHSLIMLAQFNLTPQQVLDELARREGLSGIEEKANRKLIEREKNGD
- the hisI gene encoding phosphoribosyl-AMP cyclohydrolase, translated to MSIKAKWLNKVKWDEYGLVPVIAQELGSNDVLMFAWMNRDALERTVESGEAVYWSRSRKKLWHKGEESGHTQKVHDIRLDCDEDVVLLKVEQTGNIACHTGRHSCFFQKFEGTVGDGEWVSADPVLVDPASIYK
- the hisF gene encoding imidazole glycerol phosphate synthase subunit HisF is translated as MTLAKRIIPCLDVTAGRVVKGINFLELRDAGDPVEIARRYDEQGADEITFLDITATSDGRDLILHIIEAVASTVFIPLTVGGGVRVVEDVRRLLNAGADKVSINSSAISNPQLVFDAAQKHGSQCIVVAIDAKRSGDGKWEVFTHGGRKATGLDVIEWAKKMAAFGAGELLLTSMDRDGTRSGFDLALTAAVSDAVTIPVIASGGVGGLQDLADGVRIGKADAVLAASIFHYGQHTIAEAKQFMAAQQIAVRLT
- the hisA gene encoding 1-(5-phosphoribosyl)-5-[(5-phosphoribosylamino)methylideneamino]imidazole-4-carboxamide isomerase, yielding MLLIPAIDLKDGHCVRLKQGDMDQATVFSEDPGAMARHWLEQGARRLHLVDLNGAFAGKPKNESAVKAIIQAVRDYAEANGIDEIPVQLGGGIRDLDTIERYLDGGLSYIIIGTAAVKNPGFLHDACSAFPGQIIVGLDARDGKVATDGWSKLTGHEVIDLARKFEDYGCEAIIYTDIGRDGMMGGINMEATVKLAQSMTIPVIASGGVHSIKDVEALCAVQGEGIEGVICGRSIYEGTLDLRSAQERADTLTAGLDQAIPGTP